Proteins encoded in a region of the Bicyclus anynana chromosome 9, ilBicAnyn1.1, whole genome shotgun sequence genome:
- the LOC112046314 gene encoding ATP synthase subunit delta, mitochondrial: protein MSFTLRLLRNAGRKIQVRTFAAEAAAPKEGEMALTFAAGNKVFFDKQVVRQIDVPSFSGSFGILPKHVPTLAVLRPGVVTVTENDGKQSKIFVSSGTITVNDDSSVQVLAEEAHPVESLDRSAAQEALSKAQSEFNSAANEQAKAEAAIAVEVAEEIVKAATA from the exons ATGTCATTCACACTACGTTTGCTAAGAAATGCCGGAAGGAAGATCCAGGTGCGAACGTTTGCTGCTGAGGCTGCTGCACCAAAAGAAGGTGAAATGGCGCTCACATTTGCTGCAGGCAACAAG GTGTTCTTTGATAAGCAAGTTGTGAGGCAGATTGATGTGCCCTCATTCAGTGGGTCGTTTGGTATCTTGCCCAAGCATGTCCCTACACTAG cTGTTCTTAGACCCGGTGTGGTTACAGTGACTGAGAATGACGGCAAACAGAGCAAGATATTTGTGTCCTCCGGCACAATCACAGTTAATGACGATTCCTCAGTACAG GTCTTAGCTGAAGAGGCGCACCCCGTAGAGAGCTTGGACCGCTCCGCCGCGCAGGAGGCGCTCAGCAAGGCACAGTCCGAGTTCAACTCGGCTGCCAATGAACAG GCTAAAGCTGAGGCGGCCATCGCTGTAGAAGTCGCAGAGGAAATCGTGAAAGCCGCGACGGCGTAG